From Choristoneura fumiferana chromosome 7, NRCan_CFum_1, whole genome shotgun sequence, the proteins below share one genomic window:
- the moody gene encoding G-protein coupled receptor moody isoform X1 — translation MTDILNISEVVNRTALHDQSELSKFSPGLLTFAAIMTGLIMSVGLFGNLLTVVALLKCPKVRNVAAAFIISLCCADFLFCAMVLPFAISGFWTQTWLHGEVLCQLVPFLRYGNVGVSLLSIALITLNRYIMIAHYSCYARVYNKYNIALMIIFSWMFAYGMQIPTLIGKWGKFAYDTELGTCSIVPDDNGRTAKTALFVIAFIVPALLILLCYARIFWVVHSSEQRMREHQRSQHTSPGTLNSEKRSTIKDNRETKARRNEWRITKMVLAIFLSFLVCYLPITIAKVADNHVQYPIFHIAGYLLLYASACVNPIIYVIMNAQYRAAYAAALCCPLSRLAGLTSEMERASRIQLQQHTNGAQPSVTGGVQGRPQGICDPLGATVDPRGPPDSSAQRTDSSSLKTTSPYKPSLKHGPTTSPVPKITRFQLGSYGQGCDRTTNV, via the exons GTTTTCGCCAGGCCTGCTGACTTTCGCGGCCATCATGACAGGCCTGATCATGTCGGTGGGACTCTTCGGTAACCTACTCACCGTGGTCGCGCTGCTCAAGTGTCCTAAGGTGCGAAATGTGGCCGCAGCTTTCATCATCAG TCTCTGCTGTGCGGACTTTCTGTTCTGCGCCATGGTGCTCCCTTTCGCCATCTCCGGCTTCTGGACTCAGACCTGGTTGCACGGCGAAGTGCTGTGCCAACTCGTGCCTTTCCTTCGATATGGAAATGTAGGAGTGTCGTTGCTGAGCATCGCTCTTATTACACTGAATCG ATACATAATGATAGCGCACTACAGCTGTTATGCGCGCGTCTACAACAAATACAACATCGCCTTAATGATAATCTTCTCGTGGATGTTCGCGTACGGAATGCAGATTCCGACGCTCATTGGGAAATGGG gTAAATTCGCATACGACACTGAACTAGGCACTTGTTCCATCGTGCCGGATGACAACGGTCGCACCGCGAAGACTGCTCTCTTTGTAATCGCTTTCATAGTGCCTGCGCTCCTCATTCTTCTATGCTATGCTAGAATCTTCTGGGTAGTACACAG TTCTGAACAGAGGATGCGAGAGCACCAACGATCCCAGCACACCAGCCCCGGAACCCTGAACTCGGAAAAGCGGTCCACAATCAAAGACAACCGGGAGACCAAAGCGCGACGAAACGAGTGGCGGATCACCAAAATGGTGCTGGCCATCTTTCTGTCGTTCTTGGTGTGTTATCTGCCGATCACCATCGCGAAAGTTGCTGACAATCACGTGCAATATCCAA TATTCCATATCGCCGGTTACCTCCTACTCTACGCGAGCGCTTGCGTGAACCCAATCATATACGTTATAATGAACGCGCAGTACCGCGCTGCGTACGCGGCGGCTCTCTGCTGCCCTCTATCCCGCCTGGCCGGGCTCACGAGCG AAATGGAACGAGCGTCACGGATACAGCTACAGCAACACACGAACGGCGCTCAGCCAAGTGTCACTGGGGGAGTCCAGGGTCGACCCCAGGGCATCTGCGACCCCCTCGGGGCCACGGTAGACCCCCGGGGGCCTCCCGACTCCAGCGCACAAAGAACGGACTCCAGCTCTCTAAAAACCACGAGCCCGTACAAACCATCTCTGAAACATGGTCCAACGACCAGTCCAGTACCAAAAATCACAAGGTTTCAATTAGGCAGCTACGGACAAGGATGTGACAGAACGACTAATGTATAA
- the moody gene encoding G-protein coupled receptor moody isoform X2 yields MQNNKQEPNIKMTDILNISEVVNRTALHDQSELSKFSPGLLTFAAIMTGLIMSVGLFGNLLTVVALLKCPKVRNVAAAFIISLCCADFLFCAMVLPFAISGFWTQTWLHGEVLCQLVPFLRYGNVGVSLLSIALITLNRYIMIAHYSCYARVYNKYNIALMIIFSWMFAYGMQIPTLIGKWGKFAYDTELGTCSIVPDDNGRTAKTALFVIAFIVPALLILLCYARIFWVVHSSEQRMREHQRSQHTSPGTLNSEKRSTIKDNRETKARRNEWRITKMVLAIFLSFLVCYLPITIAKVADNHVQYPIFHIAGYLLLYASACVNPIIYVIMNAQYRAAYAAALCCPLSRLAGLTSEKWNERHGYSYSNTRTALSQVSLGESRVDPRASATPSGPR; encoded by the exons GTTTTCGCCAGGCCTGCTGACTTTCGCGGCCATCATGACAGGCCTGATCATGTCGGTGGGACTCTTCGGTAACCTACTCACCGTGGTCGCGCTGCTCAAGTGTCCTAAGGTGCGAAATGTGGCCGCAGCTTTCATCATCAG TCTCTGCTGTGCGGACTTTCTGTTCTGCGCCATGGTGCTCCCTTTCGCCATCTCCGGCTTCTGGACTCAGACCTGGTTGCACGGCGAAGTGCTGTGCCAACTCGTGCCTTTCCTTCGATATGGAAATGTAGGAGTGTCGTTGCTGAGCATCGCTCTTATTACACTGAATCG ATACATAATGATAGCGCACTACAGCTGTTATGCGCGCGTCTACAACAAATACAACATCGCCTTAATGATAATCTTCTCGTGGATGTTCGCGTACGGAATGCAGATTCCGACGCTCATTGGGAAATGGG gTAAATTCGCATACGACACTGAACTAGGCACTTGTTCCATCGTGCCGGATGACAACGGTCGCACCGCGAAGACTGCTCTCTTTGTAATCGCTTTCATAGTGCCTGCGCTCCTCATTCTTCTATGCTATGCTAGAATCTTCTGGGTAGTACACAG TTCTGAACAGAGGATGCGAGAGCACCAACGATCCCAGCACACCAGCCCCGGAACCCTGAACTCGGAAAAGCGGTCCACAATCAAAGACAACCGGGAGACCAAAGCGCGACGAAACGAGTGGCGGATCACCAAAATGGTGCTGGCCATCTTTCTGTCGTTCTTGGTGTGTTATCTGCCGATCACCATCGCGAAAGTTGCTGACAATCACGTGCAATATCCAA TATTCCATATCGCCGGTTACCTCCTACTCTACGCGAGCGCTTGCGTGAACCCAATCATATACGTTATAATGAACGCGCAGTACCGCGCTGCGTACGCGGCGGCTCTCTGCTGCCCTCTATCCCGCCTGGCCGGGCTCACGAGCG AGAAATGGAACGAGCGTCACGGATACAGCTACAGCAACACACGAACGGCGCTCAGCCAAGTGTCACTGGGGGAGTCCAGGGTCGACCCCAGGGCATCTGCGACCCCCTCGGGGCCACGGTAG
- the moody gene encoding G-protein coupled receptor moody isoform X3 has product MQNNKQEPNIKMTDILNISEVVNRTALHDQSELSKFSPGLLTFAAIMTGLIMSVGLFGNLLTVVALLKCPKVRNVAAAFIISLCCADFLFCAMVLPFAISGFWTQTWLHGEVLCQLVPFLRYGNVGVSLLSIALITLNRYIMIAHYSCYARVYNKYNIALMIIFSWMFAYGMQIPTLIGKWGKFAYDTELGTCSIVPDDNGRTAKTALFVIAFIVPALLILLCYARIFWVVHSSEQRMREHQRSQHTSPGTLNSEKRSTIKDNRETKARRNEWRITKMVLAIFLSFLVCYLPITIAKVADNHVQYPIFHIAGYLLLYASACVNPIIYVIMNAQYRAAYAAALCCPLSRLAGLTSGAYPSTPVACAPSRKTERTSALASYIRT; this is encoded by the exons GTTTTCGCCAGGCCTGCTGACTTTCGCGGCCATCATGACAGGCCTGATCATGTCGGTGGGACTCTTCGGTAACCTACTCACCGTGGTCGCGCTGCTCAAGTGTCCTAAGGTGCGAAATGTGGCCGCAGCTTTCATCATCAG TCTCTGCTGTGCGGACTTTCTGTTCTGCGCCATGGTGCTCCCTTTCGCCATCTCCGGCTTCTGGACTCAGACCTGGTTGCACGGCGAAGTGCTGTGCCAACTCGTGCCTTTCCTTCGATATGGAAATGTAGGAGTGTCGTTGCTGAGCATCGCTCTTATTACACTGAATCG ATACATAATGATAGCGCACTACAGCTGTTATGCGCGCGTCTACAACAAATACAACATCGCCTTAATGATAATCTTCTCGTGGATGTTCGCGTACGGAATGCAGATTCCGACGCTCATTGGGAAATGGG gTAAATTCGCATACGACACTGAACTAGGCACTTGTTCCATCGTGCCGGATGACAACGGTCGCACCGCGAAGACTGCTCTCTTTGTAATCGCTTTCATAGTGCCTGCGCTCCTCATTCTTCTATGCTATGCTAGAATCTTCTGGGTAGTACACAG TTCTGAACAGAGGATGCGAGAGCACCAACGATCCCAGCACACCAGCCCCGGAACCCTGAACTCGGAAAAGCGGTCCACAATCAAAGACAACCGGGAGACCAAAGCGCGACGAAACGAGTGGCGGATCACCAAAATGGTGCTGGCCATCTTTCTGTCGTTCTTGGTGTGTTATCTGCCGATCACCATCGCGAAAGTTGCTGACAATCACGTGCAATATCCAA TATTCCATATCGCCGGTTACCTCCTACTCTACGCGAGCGCTTGCGTGAACCCAATCATATACGTTATAATGAACGCGCAGTACCGCGCTGCGTACGCGGCGGCTCTCTGCTGCCCTCTATCCCGCCTGGCCGGGCTCACGAGCGGTGCGTATCCCTCTACGCCCGTCGCATGCGCACCATCCAGGAAAACAGAGCGCACCTCCGCATTGGCCTCCTATATTAGAACTTGA